A stretch of Natronococcus sp. CG52 DNA encodes these proteins:
- a CDS encoding twin-arginine translocase subunit TatC, which yields MSSAVDEDTARAINTGRETIGALLSSVQTHLQKVFIVFVIGFVGSFYALRIWIWNFLRATAKSEMNQDVAMATDIITRTPFEVILLQAKIGMLVGIIVAIPALVYFSRDKLRQRGFQSVVPISKLHMAGFAATSFVLFWVGVFYAYAVFFPFAFDFLAVVAYEAGVDPSWGITEFTEFMALLTLSFGLAAQMPLFMGILSYTEIVPYETFRDKWRHAAVAITIFGAMFSPPDPFTLVMWALPLFALYVFSLGLSKVVTNVRRRGAAELDTGTALMKRRFLQFTGLVIVAAVAAIAFVNQVGFTFVSESVYPQLPDVLQPADGNIGLWPIVAEHGLLGELAVGAIAAATIGFLVLIGYALKILQSPVYPREDDIRAADTAEDVDFETLEATDIEDVPATVFLEMEEEEALEYSRKAMYDDDRDKAQAILNRFDGLQKQQQEAADSSAGATGGTGAGGAAAAGTEEEEGNVFSSTAAGMFDAFTEEETTEDDIGGYAYDLAFIFNSLTSKMFYIVGVFMAVLGGTFVALYQGGFGVILAQFVNRVPDEVLIEVAEGNDAEITGAESTTDLIGELGLVIALHPVEVLIFMVKVSTILAILAVLPLIMYWGWPAARERGLVRGDPRVILVWGGTMLGGFGLGLFLGFYWIAPAVISYLITDAVTNGMVVTYRINSFSWLVIYTTIGVGFLFNIIVTMAMFHIGGIVNYRTMLARWRPVVVGIFTAAAFFSPKGILTMLLVAIPIALTYVLGLVVLYVLTGGGRLFGGGRGGTPEPEANAAE from the coding sequence ATGAGTTCTGCCGTCGACGAAGATACCGCCCGAGCCATCAACACCGGCCGGGAAACGATCGGCGCGTTGCTCTCGAGCGTGCAGACGCACCTCCAGAAGGTTTTCATCGTCTTCGTCATCGGCTTCGTCGGTTCCTTCTACGCCCTGCGGATATGGATCTGGAACTTCCTCAGAGCGACGGCGAAATCGGAGATGAATCAGGACGTCGCCATGGCGACCGACATCATCACCCGAACGCCGTTCGAGGTGATCCTCTTGCAGGCGAAGATCGGAATGCTGGTCGGGATCATCGTCGCGATTCCGGCGTTGGTGTACTTTTCCCGGGATAAACTTCGTCAGCGCGGGTTCCAGTCGGTCGTTCCCATCTCGAAGCTCCATATGGCCGGCTTCGCCGCAACCTCGTTCGTCCTGTTCTGGGTCGGCGTCTTCTACGCCTACGCGGTCTTCTTCCCCTTCGCGTTCGACTTCCTCGCCGTCGTCGCATACGAGGCCGGCGTCGATCCAAGCTGGGGGATCACCGAGTTCACCGAATTCATGGCCCTGTTGACCCTCTCGTTCGGTCTCGCGGCACAGATGCCGCTGTTTATGGGCATCCTCTCGTACACCGAGATCGTCCCCTACGAGACGTTCCGGGACAAGTGGCGCCACGCGGCGGTCGCCATCACGATCTTCGGCGCGATGTTCTCCCCGCCGGACCCGTTCACGCTGGTCATGTGGGCGCTCCCGCTGTTTGCGCTCTACGTATTCAGTCTCGGTCTCTCGAAGGTAGTCACCAACGTCCGCCGACGGGGTGCGGCCGAACTCGACACCGGAACGGCGCTCATGAAACGCCGCTTCCTCCAGTTCACCGGTCTCGTGATCGTCGCCGCCGTCGCGGCGATCGCGTTCGTCAACCAGGTCGGATTCACGTTCGTCAGCGAATCGGTGTATCCGCAGCTTCCGGACGTACTGCAACCCGCCGACGGGAACATCGGTCTCTGGCCGATCGTCGCCGAACACGGCCTGCTGGGAGAGCTGGCCGTCGGTGCGATCGCAGCCGCCACCATCGGCTTTCTCGTGCTCATCGGCTACGCGCTGAAGATCCTACAGTCGCCGGTCTACCCGCGCGAGGACGACATCCGGGCGGCCGATACCGCCGAGGACGTCGACTTCGAGACGCTCGAGGCCACGGACATCGAAGACGTGCCGGCGACGGTCTTCCTCGAGATGGAAGAAGAAGAGGCCCTCGAGTACTCCCGGAAGGCGATGTACGACGACGACCGGGACAAGGCGCAGGCGATCCTCAACCGGTTCGACGGACTGCAAAAGCAACAACAGGAGGCCGCCGACTCGAGCGCCGGCGCGACCGGCGGCACGGGTGCCGGCGGCGCGGCCGCCGCGGGCACCGAGGAGGAGGAAGGGAACGTCTTCTCGAGTACGGCCGCCGGGATGTTCGACGCGTTTACCGAGGAGGAGACGACCGAGGACGACATCGGCGGTTACGCCTACGACCTCGCGTTCATCTTCAACAGCCTCACCTCGAAGATGTTCTACATCGTGGGCGTATTCATGGCCGTCCTCGGCGGGACGTTCGTCGCGCTCTACCAGGGCGGGTTCGGCGTCATCCTCGCCCAGTTCGTCAATCGCGTGCCGGACGAAGTCCTCATCGAGGTCGCGGAAGGAAACGACGCGGAGATCACCGGCGCCGAGTCCACGACGGATTTGATCGGCGAACTCGGACTCGTCATCGCGCTTCACCCGGTCGAAGTGCTGATCTTCATGGTGAAGGTGAGCACGATCCTGGCGATCCTCGCCGTCCTGCCGCTGATCATGTACTGGGGCTGGCCGGCCGCCAGGGAGCGCGGACTCGTTCGCGGCGATCCGCGGGTGATCCTCGTCTGGGGCGGCACGATGCTCGGCGGATTCGGTCTCGGCCTGTTCCTGGGCTTCTACTGGATCGCGCCCGCAGTGATCTCGTATCTGATCACCGACGCCGTCACGAACGGGATGGTCGTCACCTACCGGATCAATAGCTTCTCCTGGCTCGTGATCTACACGACCATCGGCGTCGGCTTCCTGTTCAACATCATCGTCACGATGGCGATGTTCCACATCGGTGGCATCGTCAACTACCGGACGATGCTCGCGCGCTGGCGGCCCGTCGTCGTCGGGATCTTTACGGCCGCCGCGTTCTTCAGCCCGAAGGGGATCCTGACGATGCTGCTGGTGGCTATTCCGATCGCGCTGACCTACGTCCTCGGCCTCGTCGTGCTGTACGTCCTCACCGGCGGCGGGCGGCTCTTCGGCGGTGGACGCGGCGGCACCCCCGAACCCGAAGCCAACGCCGCCGAGTGA
- a CDS encoding ribbon-helix-helix domain-containing protein, with protein sequence MPKISVEIPQELLDDLDGHVGDDGKFVNRSDAIRASVRKTLDILDEIDDRHDRLETDE encoded by the coding sequence ATGCCCAAGATCAGCGTCGAAATTCCACAGGAACTGCTCGACGATCTGGACGGTCACGTCGGCGACGACGGCAAGTTCGTCAATCGCAGCGATGCGATCCGCGCCTCGGTTCGCAAGACGCTCGACATCCTCGACGAGATCGACGACCGCCACGACCGTCTCGAGACCGACGAATAG
- a CDS encoding 23S rRNA (uridine(2552)-2'-O)-methyltransferase, with protein MTRRDHYYNKAKQEGYRSRAAYKLKQLDDLENVISGGDTVVDLGAAPGGWLEVAAEKVGPQGQVIGVDLQRIKDLEDPSVNDRVETLRGDMTEEKTRDRVTDAAGGKVDAVISDMAPNMTGEYSLDQARSLHLARQAFETSLELLDSGGNFVAKVFDGPDVDEFRAEVEEEFQYVRATTPKASRKESSELFLIAKGRLTAPVSQGDELEVEIVDVGSEGDGIASVEGFRLFVPSTETGDVVEVRVEDVKPNFGFAEQIDDE; from the coding sequence ATGACACGACGAGACCACTACTACAACAAGGCGAAACAGGAAGGATACCGGAGTCGAGCGGCGTACAAGCTCAAGCAGCTCGACGACCTCGAGAACGTCATCTCCGGCGGCGACACGGTCGTCGACCTGGGTGCCGCCCCCGGCGGCTGGCTCGAGGTCGCCGCCGAGAAGGTCGGCCCGCAGGGACAGGTGATCGGCGTCGACCTTCAGCGAATCAAGGATCTCGAGGATCCGTCCGTCAACGACCGCGTCGAGACGCTCCGCGGGGACATGACCGAGGAGAAGACGCGCGATCGCGTCACCGACGCCGCCGGTGGGAAGGTCGATGCTGTCATCTCGGACATGGCGCCCAACATGACCGGCGAGTACTCGCTCGACCAGGCCCGTTCGCTACACCTCGCCCGGCAGGCGTTCGAGACGTCCCTCGAACTGCTCGACAGCGGCGGTAATTTCGTCGCCAAGGTGTTCGACGGCCCCGACGTCGACGAGTTCCGGGCGGAGGTCGAAGAGGAGTTTCAGTACGTCCGCGCGACGACGCCGAAGGCGTCGCGAAAGGAGTCCTCCGAACTCTTCCTCATTGCCAAGGGACGGCTCACGGCACCGGTCAGCCAGGGCGACGAACTCGAGGTCGAGATCGTCGACGTCGGCAGCGAGGGCGACGGTATCGCGTCCGTGGAAGGATTCCGGCTGTTCGTCCCCTCGACCGAAACGGGTGACGTCGTCGAGGTTCGCGTCGAGGACGTGAAGCCGAACTTCGGGTTCGCAGAGCAGATCGACGACGAGTAA
- a CDS encoding DUF7127 family protein produces METPPELEAAAGENDEVTITEREYDEEYVIAVDFGRRAGKPTLDVVDETAIVVVDDGQFEFAIPSDATEVTVNDGILTVKG; encoded by the coding sequence ATGGAAACGCCACCCGAGCTCGAAGCGGCGGCCGGAGAGAACGACGAGGTCACGATCACCGAGCGGGAGTACGACGAGGAGTACGTCATCGCGGTGGATTTCGGTCGACGTGCCGGAAAGCCGACGCTCGACGTCGTCGACGAGACGGCGATCGTCGTCGTGGACGACGGCCAGTTCGAGTTCGCGATTCCGTCCGACGCGACCGAGGTGACGGTCAACGACGGCATTCTAACTGTCAAGGGCTGA
- a CDS encoding DUF2267 domain-containing protein: MGAAVRATRAVLTTLGERVQEGEASNLAGPLPM; encoded by the coding sequence ATGGGGGCGGCGGTTCGGGCAACTCGTGCCGTCCTGACGACGCTCGGGGAGCGCGTACAGGAAGGTGAAGCGTCCAATCTCGCGGGTCCGCTGCCGATGTAG
- a CDS encoding prolipoprotein diacylglyceryl transferase, whose translation MSPTFTEDDIGKTVESASGENLGVVIAVDSGTSYVEPNPGVTDSIKAALDWEGDADDAIPLADDAVDRVTDETIRLEAEFPTESITTGDTDDDAETPADDAEEREVGHAPGEPVASDPTDPETDVDGTGNRAGTGGPDDSEPMMEDDEFYDTAEDGPRVDPSEEMEPPEETDQPEAGERTDEPSAEEMESIEDEASHELEVDPTELTDQEPEAEITADEDVGQREGSTDPAAEDEPDRREESGRIRDEDDASTDSTTEGADDERDENQ comes from the coding sequence ATGAGTCCTACGTTTACGGAGGACGATATCGGCAAGACCGTCGAGAGCGCATCGGGCGAGAACCTCGGCGTCGTCATTGCCGTCGATTCGGGAACGTCCTACGTCGAACCGAACCCGGGCGTAACGGACTCGATCAAAGCCGCGCTCGACTGGGAAGGTGACGCCGACGACGCCATCCCGCTCGCGGACGACGCCGTCGATCGGGTGACGGACGAGACGATCCGGCTCGAGGCGGAGTTTCCGACGGAGAGCATCACGACGGGAGACACGGACGACGATGCGGAGACGCCAGCCGACGACGCCGAAGAGCGGGAGGTCGGCCACGCTCCCGGGGAGCCGGTGGCGTCGGATCCCACCGACCCGGAGACCGACGTCGACGGGACGGGAAACCGCGCCGGAACCGGCGGACCCGACGACTCCGAACCGATGATGGAGGACGACGAGTTCTACGACACTGCCGAGGACGGGCCGCGCGTGGATCCGTCCGAAGAGATGGAGCCGCCGGAGGAGACGGACCAGCCGGAAGCCGGCGAGCGGACCGACGAGCCGAGCGCCGAGGAGATGGAGTCGATCGAGGACGAGGCGAGCCACGAACTCGAGGTCGACCCGACCGAACTGACCGACCAGGAGCCGGAGGCCGAGATCACGGCCGACGAGGACGTCGGGCAACGCGAGGGATCGACCGATCCCGCGGCCGAGGACGAGCCCGATCGACGCGAAGAATCGGGACGGATCCGCGACGAGGACGACGCGTCCACCGACTCCACGACAGAGGGAGCCGACGACGAGCGAGACGAGAATCAGTAA
- a CDS encoding uracil-DNA glycosylase, with amino-acid sequence MTDRESTDWEFDTVFADALETVPDDQFDPERFVPGVGPLSAEVVLVGEAPGEQEVAQGEPFVGQAGKQLDRALESIGHDRRDLYITNLVKVRPPENRDPSVAEIEAWWPVLEAELERVDPSVLVPMGSFATAELLDTDETITDLHGREVARDGRTVVPAFHPAAALYDRSKVDAIESDLATALDLA; translated from the coding sequence ATGACCGACCGGGAATCGACCGATTGGGAGTTCGACACCGTGTTCGCCGACGCGCTCGAGACCGTCCCGGACGACCAGTTCGACCCCGAGCGGTTCGTCCCCGGCGTCGGACCGCTCTCCGCGGAGGTGGTGCTCGTCGGCGAGGCACCGGGCGAGCAGGAGGTCGCCCAAGGCGAACCGTTCGTCGGCCAGGCGGGAAAACAGCTGGATCGCGCGCTCGAGTCCATCGGGCACGACCGGCGGGATCTCTACATCACCAACCTCGTCAAGGTGCGACCGCCGGAGAACCGCGACCCGTCCGTCGCCGAGATCGAGGCCTGGTGGCCGGTGCTCGAGGCCGAACTCGAGCGCGTCGATCCGTCCGTTCTCGTTCCGATGGGGAGCTTTGCGACGGCCGAACTCCTCGATACCGACGAGACGATCACGGACCTGCACGGCCGGGAGGTGGCACGCGACGGTCGGACCGTCGTGCCGGCGTTTCACCCGGCGGCGGCGCTGTACGACCGGAGCAAGGTCGACGCTATCGAGTCGGATCTGGCGACGGCGCTCGACCTCGCGTGA
- the glmS gene encoding glutamine--fructose-6-phosphate transaminase (isomerizing) — protein sequence MCGIIGYVGDDETLEILMDGLSRLEYRGYDSAGVGVVNSSLSVCKRAGTLEALESALPDDGIDGAAGIGHTRWSTHGPPSDENAHPHTDPTGTVAVVHNGIIENDAELREELSAAGHTFESDTDTEVVPHLIDRALEGGDDRETAFRTAIDRLAGSYAVAAVFADTETVFAARHESPLVLGLGEDGTYLGSDVPAFIEHTNRVIYLEDGEFAALTPTEVTVTDGSGAVVEKSIETIDWEPEAVGKVGYDHYMLKEIQEQPIAIRDCLRGRVEELSAAVTLESLEELSRPSTVQLVACGTSYHAGLYAERLFQRRGIPAQSFVASEYVADEIPVDEETLVVGISQSGETADTMRALREANRAGATTLAVTNVVASSADRECDHTLYIRAGPEISVAATKSFASQQATLFMLVSALADPSPHDQELVRSLRQLPDHIQTVLDDSSAPTVAEAFLDSDAYFFIGRGLNTPVAFEGALKLKEISYKHAEGYPAGELKHGPLALVTESTPVFALVSEHGNAAKTVGNIKEVQARGAPVVAVTDTPDELPIQSDFTLEIPETHPWVAPIVANVQLQYVAYWLANYLGRPIDKPRNLAKSVTVQ from the coding sequence ATGTGCGGAATCATCGGCTACGTCGGCGACGACGAGACGCTCGAGATTCTCATGGACGGACTCTCGCGGCTCGAGTATCGCGGCTACGATTCGGCCGGCGTCGGCGTGGTGAACTCGTCGCTCTCGGTCTGCAAGCGAGCGGGCACACTCGAAGCGCTCGAGTCCGCGCTCCCCGACGACGGAATCGACGGCGCGGCCGGTATCGGCCACACCCGCTGGAGCACGCACGGGCCGCCGTCCGACGAGAACGCCCACCCGCACACGGACCCGACCGGAACGGTGGCCGTCGTCCACAACGGCATCATCGAGAACGACGCGGAGCTACGCGAGGAGCTGTCGGCCGCGGGCCACACGTTCGAGAGCGACACCGATACGGAGGTCGTCCCGCACCTCATCGACCGGGCCCTCGAGGGCGGCGACGACCGGGAGACGGCGTTTCGCACGGCTATCGACCGACTCGCGGGGAGCTACGCGGTCGCGGCGGTCTTTGCGGACACCGAGACGGTCTTCGCCGCTCGCCACGAGTCGCCGCTCGTCCTCGGACTCGGCGAGGACGGCACTTACCTCGGGAGCGACGTTCCCGCGTTCATCGAGCACACGAACCGCGTGATCTACCTCGAGGACGGCGAGTTCGCCGCGTTGACCCCGACGGAGGTGACGGTAACGGACGGAAGCGGCGCCGTCGTCGAGAAGTCGATCGAGACGATCGACTGGGAGCCCGAGGCGGTCGGAAAGGTCGGCTACGACCACTACATGCTCAAGGAGATTCAGGAGCAGCCGATCGCGATCCGGGACTGTCTCCGCGGCCGAGTCGAGGAGCTCTCGGCCGCCGTCACGCTCGAGTCCCTCGAGGAGCTCTCCAGACCGTCGACGGTTCAACTGGTCGCCTGCGGGACGTCGTATCACGCCGGACTGTACGCCGAACGACTGTTCCAGCGGCGGGGCATCCCCGCACAGTCGTTCGTCGCGAGCGAGTACGTCGCCGACGAGATCCCGGTAGACGAGGAGACGCTCGTCGTCGGAATCTCCCAGAGCGGCGAAACCGCCGACACGATGCGCGCCCTTCGCGAGGCGAACCGGGCCGGTGCGACCACGCTCGCGGTGACCAACGTCGTCGCTAGCTCCGCCGATCGGGAGTGCGATCACACCCTCTACATCCGCGCCGGGCCGGAGATCAGCGTCGCGGCGACGAAGTCGTTCGCGTCCCAGCAGGCCACGCTGTTCATGCTCGTGAGCGCCCTCGCCGACCCGTCCCCGCACGATCAGGAACTCGTCCGCAGCCTGCGCCAGCTACCGGACCACATTCAAACGGTTCTCGACGACTCGAGCGCACCGACCGTCGCCGAGGCGTTTCTCGACTCCGACGCGTACTTCTTTATCGGACGCGGCCTCAACACGCCCGTCGCGTTCGAGGGGGCGCTGAAGCTCAAGGAGATCAGCTACAAGCACGCCGAGGGGTATCCCGCGGGGGAACTGAAACACGGCCCGCTCGCGCTCGTGACCGAGTCGACGCCGGTGTTCGCACTCGTCTCCGAGCACGGAAACGCGGCGAAGACCGTCGGCAACATCAAGGAGGTCCAGGCCCGCGGCGCGCCCGTCGTCGCGGTGACCGACACGCCCGACGAGCTCCCGATCCAGTCCGACTTCACGCTCGAAATTCCGGAGACGCACCCGTGGGTCGCCCCGATCGTCGCGAACGTTCAGCTCCAGTACGTCGCCTACTGGCTGGCGAACTACCTCGGCCGCCCGATCGACAAACCCCGGAACCTGGCGAAGAGCGTCACCGTGCAGTAG
- a CDS encoding sugar phosphate nucleotidyltransferase, giving the protein MSAPPAIVLAAGEGTRLRPLTRNRPKPMLPAGTHPILEHVFDELIDAGVRDITAVVGYRGNRIRSYFGPSYRNTSVTYAAQERQLGSGHALLAAASAVDGTAVVVNGDQFVERQIIEDVIAAHDEDSAATLGLITRTDLGRYGGAILENDGAVSELVERPRDDRDYRLNAGVYAIEPRVLEAIREIEPTGGEYSIVDGISALIEEGETVRGVVSDGCWVDATYPWDLLEVSETLFEEGVIADETAASATVHDSAVFRPPVVVDRDCEVGPGAVVGPYTCLGENVTIGSNAVVRRCVIDSDTRIGPNATVLDCVTGVGVDVGPGTTVPGGPGDVRVDNRFFEDEPIGALLADHVTDHGGVTYVPGAIVGAAVTIASGMTVRGTIDDDIEVRS; this is encoded by the coding sequence ATGAGCGCTCCTCCTGCAATCGTCCTCGCAGCGGGCGAGGGCACGCGGCTTCGACCGCTCACGCGGAACCGGCCGAAGCCGATGCTTCCGGCGGGAACCCATCCGATCCTCGAGCACGTGTTCGACGAGTTGATCGATGCCGGTGTACGGGACATTACCGCCGTCGTCGGCTACCGCGGAAACCGGATTCGGTCGTACTTCGGTCCGAGCTACCGGAACACGTCGGTGACGTACGCCGCCCAGGAACGACAGCTCGGATCGGGACACGCGCTGCTGGCTGCGGCCTCGGCCGTCGACGGGACCGCCGTGGTCGTCAACGGCGACCAGTTCGTCGAGCGTCAGATCATCGAGGACGTTATCGCCGCCCACGACGAGGACAGCGCCGCGACGCTCGGTCTGATAACCCGCACGGATCTCGGCAGGTACGGCGGTGCGATACTCGAGAACGACGGGGCCGTCTCCGAACTGGTCGAACGGCCGCGGGACGATCGGGACTACCGGCTCAACGCGGGCGTCTACGCGATCGAGCCGCGAGTCCTCGAAGCGATCCGCGAGATAGAGCCCACCGGGGGTGAGTACTCGATCGTCGACGGAATTTCGGCGCTGATCGAGGAGGGAGAGACGGTTCGCGGCGTGGTCTCCGACGGCTGCTGGGTCGATGCGACCTATCCGTGGGATCTCCTCGAGGTTTCGGAGACGCTGTTCGAAGAGGGTGTCATCGCCGACGAGACCGCGGCGTCGGCGACCGTCCACGATTCGGCGGTGTTTCGTCCGCCCGTCGTCGTCGATCGCGACTGCGAAGTCGGCCCCGGCGCCGTCGTCGGACCGTACACGTGTCTCGGCGAGAACGTCACGATCGGTTCGAACGCCGTGGTCAGACGCTGTGTGATCGACAGCGACACCCGAATCGGGCCCAACGCGACCGTTCTCGACTGCGTGACCGGCGTCGGCGTCGACGTCGGTCCGGGGACGACCGTTCCCGGCGGTCCGGGCGACGTCAGGGTCGATAATCGATTCTTCGAGGACGAACCGATCGGCGCGCTGCTCGCCGACCACGTCACCGATCACGGGGGCGTAACCTACGTCCCGGGAGCGATCGTCGGCGCCGCCGTAACGATCGCGTCCGGAATGACCGTCCGCGGGACGATCGACGACGATATCGAGGTGCGCTCCTGA
- a CDS encoding DNA polymerase sliding clamp — MFKAIVSAETLTSALDSVSVLVDECKIHLEEDGLEIRAVDPANVGMVDLSLEAAAFESYEADGGLIGVDLSRLEDIAGMADSGQLIQFELDEETRKLHIQIDGLEYTLALIDPDSIRQEPDIPELDLPARVVLEGKDVNRSVKAADMVSDHIALGVDEGEEFFYVNAEGDTDDVHLELTQEELIDLQSGPAHSLFSLDYLKDMDKAIPGDAEVTLDLGEEFPVKIYYGFAEGQGQVTYMLAPRIQSD; from the coding sequence ATGTTCAAGGCCATCGTGAGCGCAGAAACGCTCACCAGCGCGCTCGATTCGGTGAGCGTTCTGGTCGACGAGTGTAAGATCCACCTCGAGGAGGACGGCCTCGAAATCCGGGCCGTCGACCCCGCGAACGTCGGGATGGTCGATCTCTCGCTGGAGGCGGCCGCGTTCGAATCCTACGAGGCCGACGGCGGGCTGATCGGCGTGGATCTCTCCCGACTCGAGGACATCGCTGGTATGGCCGACTCCGGCCAGCTCATCCAGTTCGAACTCGACGAGGAGACTCGCAAGCTTCACATCCAGATCGACGGACTCGAGTACACCCTGGCGCTGATCGACCCCGACTCCATCCGCCAGGAGCCGGACATCCCGGAGCTCGACCTGCCGGCGCGGGTCGTCCTCGAGGGGAAGGACGTCAACCGCTCGGTGAAGGCGGCGGACATGGTCTCCGATCACATCGCCCTCGGCGTCGACGAGGGCGAGGAGTTCTTCTACGTCAACGCCGAGGGCGACACCGACGACGTCCACCTCGAACTCACCCAGGAGGAGCTGATCGACCTGCAGTCCGGTCCGGCCCACTCGCTGTTCTCGCTGGACTACCTCAAGGACATGGACAAGGCGATTCCCGGCGACGCCGAGGTCACGCTCGACCTCGGTGAGGAGTTCCCGGTCAAGATCTACTACGGATTCGCCGAGGGGCAGGGCCAGGTCACCTACATGCTGGCACCGCGCATCCAGAGCGACTGA
- a CDS encoding HalOD1 output domain-containing protein, which yields MPSTGNSSDCRESRYETTFDPAAGERASEVVITAVGTVTDSDPVHLEPLYDAIEPDALDSLCDHARRKLETDAHQLQFSYAGFDVDVRTDGRVRLLEPSSDAERSDE from the coding sequence ATGCCCTCCACCGGCAACTCCAGCGACTGTCGAGAATCGCGATACGAGACGACGTTCGATCCGGCTGCCGGCGAGCGTGCGAGCGAAGTCGTCATCACGGCGGTCGGAACGGTTACCGACTCGGATCCGGTCCACCTCGAGCCGCTGTACGACGCCATCGAGCCGGACGCGCTCGACTCGCTGTGCGATCACGCCCGCCGAAAGCTCGAGACCGACGCCCACCAGCTCCAATTTTCGTACGCGGGGTTCGACGTCGACGTCCGAACCGACGGTCGGGTTCGGCTGCTCGAGCCGTCGTCCGACGCCGAACGCTCCGACGAGTAG
- a CDS encoding alpha/beta fold hydrolase has protein sequence MPRVTRDGVSIYYEREEGEGTPVVFVQGLGFGRWMWRWQREAVAGDYGVIAPDNRGTGRSDAGLPPLVGRLPRAIRAPLIFKLAGYSIGGLAADLEAVLDEAGVYDAHIVGASMGGMIAQRHALEYSRAKTLTLCCTSHGGVDAVPVPEETREHIFDAPDGASEREIIRHRMRPAFNERFTNRNPHLMDRIIEWRLEQDADDPAREAQAAAVLDFDVSDRLEGIRVPTLVMHGTNDEVVPVANGKLLDEKIPDARIELVDGGSHCFFIEDADRVNQRLRSFLAAHD, from the coding sequence ATGCCACGGGTCACTCGAGACGGCGTGTCGATCTACTACGAACGGGAGGAGGGCGAGGGGACGCCGGTCGTCTTCGTCCAGGGACTCGGTTTCGGCCGGTGGATGTGGCGCTGGCAGCGGGAGGCCGTCGCCGGCGACTACGGCGTGATCGCCCCGGACAACCGGGGAACCGGTCGATCCGACGCCGGACTGCCGCCGCTGGTCGGACGGCTCCCGCGCGCGATCCGCGCACCGCTCATCTTCAAGCTGGCCGGCTACTCGATCGGCGGACTGGCCGCCGACCTCGAGGCCGTCCTCGACGAGGCGGGGGTCTACGACGCCCACATCGTCGGCGCGAGCATGGGCGGAATGATCGCCCAGCGCCACGCGCTCGAGTACTCGCGGGCGAAAACGCTCACGCTGTGCTGTACGAGCCACGGGGGCGTGGACGCGGTTCCCGTCCCCGAGGAGACCCGGGAACACATTTTCGACGCGCCCGACGGGGCGAGCGAGCGAGAGATCATCCGCCACCGGATGCGGCCCGCGTTCAACGAGCGGTTCACGAACCGGAATCCGCACCTGATGGATCGGATCATCGAGTGGCGGCTCGAGCAAGACGCCGACGACCCGGCCCGGGAGGCCCAGGCCGCGGCCGTGCTCGACTTCGACGTCAGCGACCGCCTCGAGGGCATTCGGGTCCCGACGCTGGTCATGCACGGGACGAACGACGAGGTAGTCCCCGTCGCGAACGGCAAACTGCTCGACGAGAAGATTCCCGACGCGCGGATCGAACTCGTCGACGGCGGCTCACACTGTTTCTTCATCGAGGACGCGGACCGCGTTAATCAGCGGCTGCGTTCGTTTCTGGCCGCTCACGACTGA